Part of the Cloacibacterium caeni genome is shown below.
AAAGATTTTGCTTTGTCTTCGTCTTTTTCAAATTTTTTGAAAGGCTTTTTGCTTAACTTCAGATCACCTTTTACATATTTCTCTCTAGAATCAAAAGTTTTTTCTCCACCTCTTTTCGGAGTATCAGTTCCTCTTGTTCTCTTTGGTTTATCAAATGAAGGTTTTGAGCTTTTAGGTGAGGAAGGTCTCCTCTCAGAATTTCTATTGTTACTTTTTCCTGAATTTCTTTCTCTGCTCATAAATAATAAATTTTTGCAAAGATAGTGAATTTTTGTTGGATGATGATTGTAGGAAGCGTAATGATAATTTTTGAACCGTTAAAACCTCTCAAAAATCCCGTTGATCAACATAAAAATTACGCCAATAAAAACCCAAATTCTAAAGAAGTTAATCACCCAAAATAATTTAGATTTTTGATATGTTAGAATAGGAAAACTCATTATAACAAAGAAAATGATGCTTAATGAGAAATAACCCAACATATAATTGGTTTTCGGAATTAAGAAAAGTAACAGAATAGATACCAAAACATTTGCAAAAATCACAAACCCGATGACAATATAACTTACTTTTTTTCCAAAAACATTGGCAATCGTATTATAGCCAAAAACTCTATCTACATTACTCGTCAAGACATCTTTAATCAAATCAATGGTTAACATAATTAAAAATAAAAACGCTGCCATTAAAAATAATTTGTACGAGAAATGCTTGTAATAAACCAATAAACCAAAAAATGGATACAGTGTCAAGCTCACAAATGTAAGATTATTAATAATGAGCATTTTGCTCAATTTATGACTGTAAAACCAAATGATAAATTGATAAATCAAGAAAAAAATAAGAATTCTCCAAGAAAGAACCGCGGAAATTCCCAACGAAAAAATATTGAAAATAACATAACTGTACAAGAAATATTTTTCTTTCAAGAAACTTTGTAATCTGCTTCTAAAAGGCTTTTCTACTTCATCTTTTTCTTTGTCATAAAAACGGTTGATAATTCCGCCTGCTGCAATACTCAGCATCGCACAGAGAATAATTCCGTGAACTTTATAATCGAAAACAAATTTCCTGAGACTTTCTTCTTGGTTAAAAAGAAAAAAAGTAGAAACATACAACGTAAATGTAAACAATGCCAATACAAAAATCCTCGCTCCTAAAAGCAAACTCACCAATTGAGATAAACGATGAAGAATGGGATTGTTACTCATTAGATTTGAGATTTTAGATGTCAGATTTCAGAGAAAAAATTTGAAAATTTCAGACTTCTTTATAAAAATCTTAAAATCTATAAATCACTTCTTTGTTGAAGCCTTCTAGCATTTTATCAGCTTTTTCGTAGTCTTTGGCAAAACCAAGAATATAACCACCGCCTCCACTTCCGCAGAGTTTTAAGTAATATGCATTGGTATCAAGACCTTTTTTCCAAGCATTGTAAAGATTGGTAGGAATCATCGGTTTGAAATGAACATAAGCCCATTTAGAAAGGTCTTTCAAGTGTTTGAAAAACGGCGTCATTTCTTTGTTCAAGAAAGTATCAATACAAGCATTATTATACTTAATGAATTCTTCTTTCAACGTTTTTCTGAAACCTTCATTTTTCAATTTTTCGAAGAAAATTTGAACCATCGGTCCAGTTTCGCCTACAGAACCAGAATCTATTAAGAAAATTGCGCCTTTTCCAGCTTCTTCTTTTGGAATAGAAACTTTGTCTACACTTTCTTTGTTTTCAATGAGAATCGGAAGGTTCATGTAACAAATCAATGGGTCAATTCCCGAAGATTTACCATGAAAATAAGACTCTAATTCTCCCAAAACTTTTTTCAAATCTTTTAATTGATTTTTAGAAATCTCTTCCGGATTGTATTTAATGAAAGAATATTTTTCGAAAATAGCTGCCACCAAAGCTCCAGAACTTCCTACTCCATAACCTTGCGGAATATTAGAATCAAAAAATAATCCTTTTTCGATATCTTTTTTGAAGGCTTCTACATTAATTTTAAAAGCTTCAGGAAGATTTAATTCAGATAAATATTGAGCGTATTTAGATAGAGATTCGTTTGATTTTTTCTCGAAATCAGATTGATTTTCAGAGAATTTAAGCGTGCCTTTGTAGAAACTGTACGGCAAGGTTAATCCTTGAGAATCTTCTATGATTCCGTACTCTCCGAAAAGCAATATTTTAGCATAAAATAACGGGTTCGTCATTAATCTATTCTATGTTTGGTAATGCAAAGATAATAAAAAATCTTTTTCTAGGTAAAGATACTGATTATCAATAAAATCTATAACAAATTTTCTATGATAATTGTCTCTATTTCTTTTGATTGATTCAATGTCATAAAATGAGTTCCATCTTTAATTAGATAATCATACTTTATAAAATTATGTGGTAAAATTAAATCACTATCTCCTTGAATATGAACAATATTTTCGGAATAATTTTCATTTTTCCAGTTCATTATTTGATGTAAAGCCCATTTCAAAAAATGTTTATCCGTATTTTTGATAATGTCTTTTAAAAGATTTTTTTCAAAATTGGTTTTCGCTCCAAAAACTAAATAAGTTAAGGAATTCAATCTTTTCAAAATTGAACTTGGAATAATTCTTAACAAATTTAATTTGCCTAAAAATCTGTAATAAAAAGGGATTTCAAACTTTGTTTTAGCAGAAGATAAAAGAAAAACTTTCTTGAATTTTTTAATTTTTGAAATTTCAACAGAGAGAATTCCGCCAAAAGAAAGTCCGATTAGAATTGCATTTTCATCTTTTATATTCTCAGAAATTCTTAGAGCGTAGTTTTGCAAAGTTTCATTTTCTAGTGGCAAATCCCAATCAATATGAACAACTTCAAAACCTTCAAAAGAAAAATTCTGAAACATTCTTTTGTCAGCTCCAAGTCCACTGATGATATAGATGGTTGGTTTCAAAATATTAATTCAAGACATTGCGTTCCTACGGAACGCTAAAAATTTGCAATAAACTTTTTACACACATTTCGTTCCTATGGAACGGTAACATAAAATTTTACATTTGATTTTGTTCCTCCGCTTCTTCCATCAATTTAAGATAAGTGATATATCTGCTTTCCAAGATTTCGCCAGTTTCTAAAGCCTCTAAAACAGCACATTTTGGTTCATTAATGTGTTTGCAATTATGGAATTTACACTCTCTTCCTTTTTCAAAAATTTCTGGGAAATAATGTTGAATTTCTTCTTTTTCTACGTCTATCATTGCAAATTCTCGAACTCCAGGTGTGTCTATTACAGCACCTCCAAAATGCCAAAAATGCATTTGAGCAAAAGTAGTGGTGTGCTTTCCTTTATTATGCGTTTCAGAAATGATATTGGTTTTCAAGTTCAAATCAGGTTGAAGTGCATTTGCCAAGGTAGATTTTCCAGCTCCAGAATGACCGAAAAACACACATGTTTTATCTTTTAAAATTTCTTGAAGTTTATCTAAATTCAGTTTTTCAGCAGAAGAAACTTGCAACGTTTGATAACCTAAATTTTCGTACATGGCTTGCAATTCCTCAACCAATTCTACTTCTTCGAAATTCAATAAATCTATTTTGTTAAAAAGAATGAGAACGGGAATATTATACGCTTCACAACACGCTAAAAATCGGTCTAAAAATCCTAAAGATGTTTCTGGAGATTGCAAGGTAAAAATAATACACGCCAAATCTAAATTACTCGCAATAATGTGTGCTTCTTTAGATAAATTCACGGATTTCCTGATAAGATAATTTTTGCGAGGTTCTATTTTGGTAATCCACGCAATATCATCTTGCTCCAATTGAAATTCTACAAAATCACCCACAGCCAAAGGATTGGTGAGTCTGGTTTTGATCAGTTTAAATTTCCCACGAATTCTCGCCTCGAAAACTTGCCTAGTTTCCAAATCTAAAACTTGATACCAACTTCCTGTAGATTTTGTGATGAGTCCTTTCATTGTAGGCAAAGGTAAAGGTTAAGATTGAGATTTTAGTGAATTTACTGTCATAAGTAGAAAATCTAAAGATTTAGAGTAATCTAATTCATCATAAAAATCACCTAATTTTTGTATATTTTTATAATATAACTGATGATTTTGATAATAATTTTTCTCTAAAGTAATACTTTGTGCATTTAAACCAAATTTTGAAATTAAAAACCACTTTTCTAAAATCCTTGCACTTCTACCATTGCCATCATTAAAGGGATGAATATTTACAAAAACCAAATGTATAAGAGACGCAAAAAAGAAGATTTCAAACTCATCTAATTCTTCTTCAATTAAATATTCAATATCTTCAAAAAGTTTATTTAATTCTGTGGGTACTAAAAAATGATCACAAGCTGTATAGACAATTCTATCATTATTATCCATCACAACCATCATGTTATCCCTAACTTTTCCTCTTTCACTTTCAGGCAATAAATTTGCACTTAATAATTGATGAATTTTTATAAAATTTTCATAATTTAGTTCTAGTTCAGGCAATTCTGTATAAGCGTTATATAAATCATCAATTTTTTTAGTTAAATCAGGCAAAAAACTCACATTCATCAACTTATATTTAAGATAACTATCTGCATCCATTTTTTCACCTTCTATTTTTGATGAATAAATTGATGAAACAGAATTATAAAATTTAAAATAATCAATAAAGAAAGCATCTTCGTCATTTGCTTTTTGATTCATTAATTGCATGGGAGAAAAATTTATTTCTTTTCTAAATTTTTCTAATAAATCTGTATTTAAAATTTTAAAATTCATCACTGCAATTTACGAAATCTTCTCGCAATAAAAAAACACGCTTTTCAGCGTGTTTTCTTGTTATTTATCAATCATGATATTGTTTTGAACTTCAATGGATTCTTCGTGAATGGCTTTGAAAACTTTTTCTATAAAATCTTTGCCCATTCCAGATTCTTCGGCTCTTGCAGAGGCATATTCTGCAATCACTTTCCAACGGTCTGGCTGGAAAATAGCGATGTTATTCTCTTTCTTCAATGCTCCAATTTTTTCAGAAATTTTCATTCTGTTTGATAATAATTCTATTAATTGGAAGTCGATATCAGAAATTAAAGCTCTGTGTTTGCCCATTTCTTCATCAAATCCAGAAATATCTGAGTTTCTGATTTGTAGATTTCCTAACATTTCAGCCAAAACTTCTGGCGTAATTTGTTGAGCTGCATCACTCCAAGCTGCATCTGGATTGCAG
Proteins encoded:
- a CDS encoding UbiA family prenyltransferase, with amino-acid sequence MSNNPILHRLSQLVSLLLGARIFVLALFTFTLYVSTFFLFNQEESLRKFVFDYKVHGIILCAMLSIAAGGIINRFYDKEKDEVEKPFRSRLQSFLKEKYFLYSYVIFNIFSLGISAVLSWRILIFFLIYQFIIWFYSHKLSKMLIINNLTFVSLTLYPFFGLLVYYKHFSYKLFLMAAFLFLIMLTIDLIKDVLTSNVDRVFGYNTIANVFGKKVSYIVIGFVIFANVLVSILLLFLIPKTNYMLGYFSLSIIFFVIMSFPILTYQKSKLFWVINFFRIWVFIGVIFMLINGIFERF
- a CDS encoding mevalonate kinase family protein, whose product is MTNPLFYAKILLFGEYGIIEDSQGLTLPYSFYKGTLKFSENQSDFEKKSNESLSKYAQYLSELNLPEAFKINVEAFKKDIEKGLFFDSNIPQGYGVGSSGALVAAIFEKYSFIKYNPEEISKNQLKDLKKVLGELESYFHGKSSGIDPLICYMNLPILIENKESVDKVSIPKEEAGKGAIFLIDSGSVGETGPMVQIFFEKLKNEGFRKTLKEEFIKYNNACIDTFLNKEMTPFFKHLKDLSKWAYVHFKPMIPTNLYNAWKKGLDTNAYYLKLCGSGGGGYILGFAKDYEKADKMLEGFNKEVIYRF
- a CDS encoding alpha/beta hydrolase; this translates as MKPTIYIISGLGADKRMFQNFSFEGFEVVHIDWDLPLENETLQNYALRISENIKDENAILIGLSFGGILSVEISKIKKFKKVFLLSSAKTKFEIPFYYRFLGKLNLLRIIPSSILKRLNSLTYLVFGAKTNFEKNLLKDIIKNTDKHFLKWALHQIMNWKNENYSENIVHIQGDSDLILPHNFIKYDYLIKDGTHFMTLNQSKEIETIIIENLL
- the rsgA gene encoding ribosome small subunit-dependent GTPase A — protein: MKGLITKSTGSWYQVLDLETRQVFEARIRGKFKLIKTRLTNPLAVGDFVEFQLEQDDIAWITKIEPRKNYLIRKSVNLSKEAHIIASNLDLACIIFTLQSPETSLGFLDRFLACCEAYNIPVLILFNKIDLLNFEEVELVEELQAMYENLGYQTLQVSSAEKLNLDKLQEILKDKTCVFFGHSGAGKSTLANALQPDLNLKTNIISETHNKGKHTTTFAQMHFWHFGGAVIDTPGVREFAMIDVEKEEIQHYFPEIFEKGRECKFHNCKHINEPKCAVLEALETGEILESRYITYLKLMEEAEEQNQM
- a CDS encoding Fic family protein, producing the protein MNFKILNTDLLEKFRKEINFSPMQLMNQKANDEDAFFIDYFKFYNSVSSIYSSKIEGEKMDADSYLKYKLMNVSFLPDLTKKIDDLYNAYTELPELELNYENFIKIHQLLSANLLPESERGKVRDNMMVVMDNNDRIVYTACDHFLVPTELNKLFEDIEYLIEEELDEFEIFFFASLIHLVFVNIHPFNDGNGRSARILEKWFLISKFGLNAQSITLEKNYYQNHQLYYKNIQKLGDFYDELDYSKSLDFLLMTVNSLKSQS